Proteins found in one Campylobacter lari genomic segment:
- the nuoL gene encoding NADH-quinone oxidoreductase subunit L, whose amino-acid sequence MQNLALIALFSPLVSAIILGIFAFSAKKIILGYLASLFIAFSAFASIVLLNNGVHFNFELGTWISLVDVSFGFKIDSITLIMMNVVSIVATFVHLYSIFYMEHDEGFNRYFSYLGLFVFSMMFLIMSDNFLGLFIGWEGVGLCSWLLIGFWYHNEKYTFAANEAFIMNRIADLALLLGIFLIYIEFNSLKYDEFFALLSLGCANNAILILIAILLFIGAMGKSAQFPFHTWLADAMAGPTPVSALIHAATMVTAGVYLVIRAGELYLQVPEVGYFIAILGAFVALFAASMAMVAKDLKRIIAYSTLSQLGYMFVAAGLGAYAIALFHLATHAFFKSLLFLGAGNVMHAMNDKLDISKMGGLYKSMRFSAILMLIGSLALAGIYPFAGFFSKDLILGFSFISHHHGIFLALLIAAFMTAFYSFRLLMLVFFTPKRHEEHPHEASKIALLAMSPLALLAIIAGFFEHSFMEFVSKNLAFIDGQNSLVMALASVAAVLGMLLAIIAYWKNWFKPSLSKTSIYRLLFNEYYIPRFYHQFIVSKYALFCEFLRKSDKEILDTLVDSVAFFLRSFARVLSVGKDYSLVLRIAVLAFVCLFCLALAV is encoded by the coding sequence ATGCAAAATTTAGCTTTAATTGCGCTTTTTTCTCCTTTGGTTTCGGCTATTATTTTAGGTATTTTTGCTTTTAGTGCTAAGAAAATTATTTTAGGTTATTTGGCTTCTTTATTTATAGCTTTTTCAGCATTTGCTTCAATTGTTTTATTAAACAATGGAGTGCATTTTAATTTTGAACTTGGCACTTGGATCTCTTTAGTAGATGTTAGTTTTGGTTTTAAAATAGACTCTATTACTTTAATTATGATGAATGTAGTAAGTATAGTTGCTACTTTTGTGCATTTATATAGTATATTTTATATGGAGCATGATGAAGGGTTTAATCGCTATTTTAGTTATTTAGGGCTTTTTGTTTTTTCTATGATGTTTTTGATTATGAGTGATAATTTCTTAGGGCTTTTCATAGGTTGGGAAGGTGTTGGACTTTGCTCATGGCTTTTGATAGGTTTTTGGTATCATAATGAAAAATACACCTTTGCTGCTAATGAAGCATTTATTATGAATAGAATTGCAGATTTAGCTTTGCTTTTAGGAATTTTCTTAATTTATATAGAATTTAATTCTTTGAAATATGATGAATTTTTTGCACTTTTATCTTTAGGTTGCGCTAATAATGCTATTTTGATATTAATAGCAATTTTGCTTTTTATAGGTGCTATGGGTAAATCAGCACAATTTCCTTTCCACACTTGGCTTGCTGATGCTATGGCAGGACCTACACCGGTTTCAGCACTAATCCATGCTGCGACTATGGTTACTGCAGGGGTTTATTTGGTAATTCGCGCAGGAGAACTTTATTTACAAGTTCCTGAAGTAGGATATTTTATCGCTATACTTGGAGCTTTTGTGGCGCTTTTTGCTGCTTCTATGGCTATGGTAGCTAAAGATTTAAAAAGAATTATTGCTTATTCAACGCTTTCTCAGCTTGGTTATATGTTTGTAGCAGCAGGTCTTGGGGCTTATGCAATAGCTTTGTTTCATTTAGCAACTCATGCTTTTTTTAAATCTTTATTATTCTTAGGTGCGGGCAATGTTATGCATGCGATGAATGATAAACTTGATATTAGCAAGATGGGCGGGCTTTATAAAAGTATGCGTTTTAGCGCTATTTTAATGCTTATAGGCTCTTTGGCTTTGGCAGGAATTTATCCTTTTGCAGGATTTTTCTCTAAAGATTTAATTTTAGGATTTTCTTTTATAAGTCATCACCATGGAATTTTTTTAGCGCTTTTAATAGCAGCTTTTATGACAGCTTTTTATAGTTTTAGACTTTTAATGCTTGTATTTTTTACTCCAAAAAGACATGAAGAACATCCTCACGAAGCTAGTAAGATAGCTTTGCTTGCGATGAGTCCTTTGGCTTTACTTGCTATTATTGCAGGATTTTTTGAGCATAGCTTTATGGAGTTTGTAAGTAAAAATTTAGCTTTTATTGACGGACAAAATTCTTTAGTTATGGCACTTGCAAGTGTTGCTGCGGTGCTTGGAATGCTTTTGGCTATTATAGCTTATTGGAAAAATTGGTTTAAACCATCACTTTCTAAAACAAGCATTTATAGGCTTTTGTTTAATGAATATTATATACCAAGATTTTATCATCAATTTATTGTTAGTAAATATGCTTTATTTTGTGAATTTTTAAGAAAAAGTGATAAAGAAATTTTAGATACTTTGGTAGATAGTGTTGCATTTTTCCTTAGAAGCTTTGCTAGAGTGCTTAGTGTGGGCAAGGATTATTCTTTGGTTTTAAGAATTGCAGTGTTAGCTTTTGTATGTTTATTTTGTTTAGCGTTGGCGGTGTAG
- a CDS encoding NADH-quinone oxidoreductase subunit J, with protein MFETIAFCLLSVLVLGFFLISVLSTSVLYAISSLAAAMVFLSGFYFLLNAEFIGAIQIIVYSGAILGLYSFAMMFFDASIKVKESLKGKRIFIFAVIFSAILLISIIMGYNFSLNEANEIYSLDSTQQIGFALFTKYMLAFEFMAILLLIALICAIALTQKNIKKDEQ; from the coding sequence ATGTTTGAAACGATAGCTTTTTGTTTATTAAGTGTTTTGGTGTTGGGATTTTTTTTAATTAGTGTTTTAAGTACTAGCGTGCTTTATGCTATTAGTTCTTTGGCTGCAGCTATGGTTTTTTTAAGTGGATTTTATTTTTTACTTAATGCTGAATTTATTGGGGCAATTCAAATTATTGTTTATAGTGGGGCTATTTTAGGTCTTTATAGTTTTGCTATGATGTTTTTTGATGCTTCGATAAAAGTAAAAGAAAGTTTAAAAGGTAAAAGAATATTTATCTTTGCTGTGATTTTTAGCGCGATTTTACTAATTAGTATTATTATGGGTTATAACTTTAGTTTAAATGAAGCTAATGAGATTTATAGTCTTGACTCAACTCAGCAAATAGGTTTTGCCTTGTTTACAAAATACATGCTCGCGTTTGAATTTATGGCAATTTTGCTCTTAATAGCATTAATTTGCGCTATAGCACTTACTCAAAAAAATATAAAAAAGGATGAGCAATGA
- the nuoH gene encoding NADH-quinone oxidoreductase subunit NuoH → MSDITFFIIETIIKCVLVIAIFATLAGLATYLERKALALFHRRLGPDMVGPFGLLQVVADMIKLFTKEDIVPTYAQKVVFLIAPLIAAICAFVAIAAIPIFPEFTLFGRVIRPIIADINVALLFVIGMGGVSFYAIFLGGLASNNKWSLLGGARGLVSIISYESVAGLSLVCVVMLVGSLSLVDINNYQSEGILSWLIFKQPLAFILFVIAIFIETNRTPLCLSENETELVSGYGTEYSGLRWGMFFIGEYTAMITGAIMISLLFLGGFNDFWIIPGAIMMLLKVSFVFFWYFWARGAFPQLRPDQVMRMCYLILIPLAVLNLLISALVLVI, encoded by the coding sequence ATGAGTGATATTACTTTTTTTATTATAGAAACAATTATCAAATGCGTGCTTGTTATAGCTATTTTTGCTACTTTAGCAGGCTTGGCAACTTATCTTGAAAGAAAGGCTTTGGCTTTATTTCATCGTCGTTTAGGACCTGATATGGTAGGTCCTTTTGGATTGCTTCAAGTAGTTGCTGATATGATTAAGCTTTTTACTAAAGAAGATATAGTGCCAACTTATGCTCAAAAAGTGGTGTTTTTAATCGCTCCATTAATCGCAGCAATTTGTGCTTTTGTGGCAATTGCAGCTATTCCTATTTTTCCTGAATTTACTTTATTTGGTAGAGTGATTCGCCCTATTATTGCTGATATTAATGTGGCCTTACTATTTGTCATAGGCATGGGCGGGGTTAGTTTTTATGCGATTTTTTTAGGAGGCTTGGCAAGTAATAATAAATGGTCATTGTTAGGTGGGGCAAGAGGACTTGTTTCTATCATTTCTTATGAGAGTGTTGCAGGGCTTTCTTTGGTATGTGTTGTAATGCTTGTTGGTTCTTTGTCTTTGGTAGATATTAATAATTATCAAAGTGAAGGCATACTTTCTTGGCTTATTTTTAAACAACCTTTAGCTTTTATTTTATTTGTAATAGCTATTTTTATAGAAACTAATAGAACTCCACTTTGTTTAAGCGAAAATGAAACTGAACTTGTTTCAGGTTATGGCACTGAATATAGTGGGCTTAGATGGGGTATGTTTTTTATCGGAGAATATACAGCTATGATCACCGGAGCGATTATGATATCGCTTTTGTTTTTAGGTGGATTTAATGATTTTTGGATTATACCAGGGGCTATCATGATGCTTTTGAAAGTGTCTTTTGTGTTCTTTTGGTATTTTTGGGCTAGAGGGGCTTTTCCGCAACTGCGTCCTGATCAAGTAATGAGAATGTGTTATTTGATTTTAATTCCTTTAGCGGTTTTAAATTTATTAATTAGTGCTTTAGTGCTTGTGATATAG
- the nuoK gene encoding NADH-quinone oxidoreductase subunit NuoK produces MLEKYYIVAILMFIIGLIGIIKRQNLIMLFISSEILLNAANLALVTVGASHKDIEGQIFALFVMGVAACEVAVGIALCVLWYRKTGTLELSSLAEKGE; encoded by the coding sequence ATGTTAGAAAAATACTACATTGTGGCTATTTTGATGTTTATCATTGGTCTAATAGGCATTATAAAACGCCAAAATTTAATTATGCTTTTTATTTCAAGTGAAATTTTATTAAACGCTGCTAATTTGGCTTTGGTTACAGTTGGAGCTTCCCATAAAGACATAGAAGGACAAATTTTTGCTTTGTTTGTAATGGGAGTTGCAGCTTGTGAAGTAGCTGTTGGAATAGCGCTTTGTGTTTTGTGGTATAGAAAAACAGGAACACTAGAGCTTAGCTCTTTAGCTGAAAAAGGAGAATAA
- the nuoI gene encoding NADH-quinone oxidoreductase subunit NuoI, which translates to MKKGYFKVDFERKNPQNTYEKFIQVVKRSLNTELFVGLFVVLREMFKKNNSATIKYPMEKVALDNRYRAVHRLMRFIESENECCIGCGLCEKICISNCIRMETSLSEDGRKKVENYSINLGRCIYCGFCADVCPELAIVHGKEYENAAEQRSYFGQKQDFLTPIDELKNQVVFEGSGSLRKDADNLVKKTPNYYEIDLQRQQDASKEENV; encoded by the coding sequence ATGAAAAAAGGTTATTTTAAAGTAGATTTTGAGCGTAAAAATCCTCAAAATACTTATGAAAAATTCATACAAGTAGTCAAGCGTTCTTTGAATACAGAACTTTTTGTAGGTTTATTTGTTGTATTAAGAGAAATGTTTAAAAAGAACAATAGCGCAACGATTAAATATCCTATGGAAAAAGTTGCTTTGGATAATCGCTACCGTGCGGTACATCGCTTAATGCGTTTTATTGAAAGTGAAAATGAATGTTGTATTGGTTGTGGTTTGTGCGAAAAAATTTGTATTAGTAATTGCATAAGAATGGAAACAAGTTTGAGCGAAGATGGACGCAAAAAGGTTGAAAATTATAGTATTAATTTAGGACGTTGTATTTATTGTGGCTTTTGTGCTGATGTTTGTCCTGAACTTGCTATTGTGCATGGCAAAGAATATGAAAATGCAGCAGAGCAAAGATCGTATTTTGGTCAAAAGCAAGACTTTTTAACCCCTATTGATGAGCTTAAAAATCAAGTGGTATTTGAAGGAAGTGGTAGTTTAAGAAAAGATGCTGATAATTTAGTAAAGAAAACTCCAAATTATTATGAGATAGATTTGCAAAGACAGCAAGATGCCTCAAAGGAAGAAAATGTTTGA
- a CDS encoding NADH-quinone oxidoreductase subunit G, whose product MKVIINGIECEANEGEYILNVARKNDIFIPAICYLNGCSPTLACRMCMVEADGKKVYSCNTKVKEGMVVESDLPNLWEERNAIMQAYCINHPLQCGVCDKSGECELQNFTHKARVNVQNYWIKDTHKEHKKWGEINYDPALCIVCERCITVCKDKIGESALKTTPRGANAPDASFKESMSKDALAIWTKFQKSLIAPSSGDMLDCSFCGECTSVCPTGALVGSAFQYTSNAWELKKIPASNPHSSDCELMYYDIKQTSINNQKEKIYRVSNDFAFATLNKAARYGFNTQNEVQGKDEKAFEKLVNMIKNDEIKNILFNSFITNEEALILQNLSKKFNLNLINHEAKKFQDFLACFYQNTNAMYNANTDDITQSDFLIIVGSFLRYDAPTLGYKVNNALVMNKGAGLYFHPIKDKGVDKYSKNFLQINHDIKDNENILLFILQKFAKEFPQDFKNTLENAYYQGTKEIEETINEEVVEKIEKQNENGDTIIEEVKKLVPKKIKKSIEVQRSNYAKNLGIDEDILEALLAKKQKFTLIIGSDFYYDEQSAKLAKLCALVQKYTDFKVFLNPTCTNTLGVSLICDLSQDFQAGKTLGYNEKGDFTFSYDGHFDLASSSLNQQEGSFVNYDKRLVPTNAALEFKGYFLNDLANALGFDEEFTINYTKFLPQNKGFRAIGFDELENHYDNGGTNHRGYELDFSHFEFEKNLSAQEVKEQNEGNLTLYHANRIHQFSKLSNRAFNEVGALFLSVDLMQKFDLNQDDSVILKNEKTQIAISVKCDESLENGAYLGDYDSKIDYKSLFDNTRYAKVWLEKAGAKI is encoded by the coding sequence ATGAAAGTTATCATTAATGGTATAGAATGTGAGGCAAATGAGGGTGAGTATATCTTAAATGTCGCAAGAAAAAATGATATTTTCATTCCTGCAATTTGTTATTTAAATGGTTGTTCTCCAACACTTGCATGTCGTATGTGTATGGTAGAGGCTGATGGTAAAAAGGTTTATTCTTGCAATACTAAAGTTAAAGAAGGTATGGTAGTAGAGAGTGATTTGCCAAATTTATGGGAAGAGCGCAACGCTATCATGCAAGCATATTGTATCAACCACCCTTTACAATGTGGGGTATGTGATAAATCTGGCGAATGTGAGCTTCAGAACTTTACACATAAAGCAAGAGTAAATGTGCAAAATTATTGGATTAAAGATACCCATAAAGAGCATAAAAAATGGGGCGAGATTAATTATGATCCAGCTTTATGTATAGTATGTGAAAGATGTATCACAGTTTGTAAAGATAAAATAGGAGAAAGCGCTTTAAAAACTACTCCAAGAGGAGCAAATGCACCCGATGCAAGTTTTAAAGAGAGTATGAGTAAAGACGCGCTAGCGATTTGGACTAAATTTCAAAAGAGTTTAATTGCACCAAGTAGCGGTGATATGCTTGATTGTTCTTTTTGTGGAGAATGTACAAGTGTATGTCCAACGGGAGCCTTGGTGGGTTCGGCTTTTCAATATACATCTAATGCTTGGGAGTTAAAGAAAATTCCAGCTAGTAATCCCCATTCAAGTGATTGTGAGTTGATGTATTATGATATTAAACAAACTAGTATTAATAATCAAAAAGAAAAAATTTATAGAGTGAGCAATGATTTTGCTTTTGCTACGCTAAATAAAGCTGCAAGATATGGTTTTAACACTCAAAATGAAGTTCAAGGTAAAGATGAAAAAGCTTTTGAAAAACTAGTAAATATGATAAAAAATGATGAAATAAAAAATATTTTATTTAATAGTTTTATTACCAATGAAGAAGCCTTAATCTTGCAAAATTTAAGTAAAAAATTTAACCTTAACCTTATAAATCATGAAGCTAAAAAATTCCAAGATTTCCTAGCTTGTTTTTATCAAAATACAAATGCAATGTATAATGCAAATACAGATGATATCACTCAAAGTGATTTTTTAATCATCGTAGGTTCGTTTTTACGCTATGATGCACCAACGCTAGGATATAAAGTTAATAATGCTTTAGTGATGAATAAAGGTGCAGGGCTATATTTTCACCCTATAAAAGATAAAGGTGTGGATAAATATTCTAAAAATTTCTTGCAGATTAATCATGATATTAAAGATAATGAAAATATTTTATTATTTATCTTGCAAAAATTCGCTAAAGAGTTTCCACAAGATTTTAAAAATACATTAGAAAATGCGTATTACCAAGGTACTAAAGAAATTGAAGAAACTATTAATGAAGAAGTTGTTGAAAAGATAGAAAAGCAAAATGAAAATGGTGACACTATTATAGAAGAAGTTAAAAAACTTGTGCCTAAAAAAATTAAAAAAAGCATAGAAGTGCAAAGATCAAATTATGCGAAAAATCTTGGTATAGATGAGGATATTTTAGAAGCTTTGCTCGCAAAAAAGCAAAAATTTACACTTATTATAGGAAGTGATTTTTACTATGATGAGCAAAGTGCAAAGCTAGCAAAACTTTGTGCTTTGGTACAAAAATATACCGATTTTAAAGTCTTTTTAAATCCAACTTGCACTAATACTTTAGGTGTGAGTTTGATTTGTGATTTAAGTCAAGATTTTCAAGCGGGAAAAACACTAGGTTATAATGAAAAAGGTGATTTTACTTTTTCTTATGATGGGCATTTTGATCTTGCAAGTTCTAGTTTAAATCAACAAGAAGGTAGCTTTGTAAATTATGACAAAAGATTAGTTCCTACAAATGCAGCTTTAGAATTTAAAGGTTATTTTTTAAATGATTTAGCAAATGCTTTAGGTTTTGATGAAGAATTTACAATCAACTATACTAAATTTTTACCACAAAATAAAGGCTTTAGGGCAATTGGTTTTGATGAGTTAGAAAATCATTATGATAATGGTGGAACAAACCATAGAGGCTATGAGCTTGATTTTTCTCATTTTGAGTTTGAAAAAAACTTAAGCGCTCAAGAAGTCAAAGAGCAAAATGAAGGAAATTTAACCTTATATCATGCAAATCGTATTCATCAGTTTTCAAAGCTTAGCAATAGAGCTTTTAATGAGGTTGGAGCTTTATTTTTATCAGTTGATTTAATGCAAAAATTTGACTTAAATCAAGATGATAGTGTTATTTTAAAAAATGAAAAAACTCAAATTGCTATAAGTGTAAAATGTGATGAATCTTTAGAAAATGGTGCGTATTTGGGGGATTATGATAGTAAGATCGATTATAAATCTTTATTTGATAATACTCGATATGCAAAAGTTTGGCTTGAAAAAGCAGGAGCTAAAATATGA
- a CDS encoding complex I subunit 4 family protein, whose translation MLSLLMLFPFFAAFIALFLQKEDFKTFAILISFLILVLNVFLLFNYHDDIAYEFSLNSLIVNFHIGVDAIALYLMLLCSIMIFLSFICLDIQDKSVIVSIFLLQFCIIGLFASLDALLFYVFWEFSLIPLIYLIGRYSDNYRAGIKFFIYAFCGSMLMLLAIIYVGFLYYQSFGYWSFDLLAWYKSEFFIPENAQNLIFIGFFIAFAIKSPLFPFHTWAPKVYAKSPTLVSVMLVSFKMAPFGFLRFILPLTPDTLNHYYSLLAILCIVGILYAALIAFKTKDLKELIAYSSISHLGVVILGIVTFTYNGVSGSVFYMFAHGIVTGGLFLAAYMLYKRYHTFDLDFYKNLAKTAPLFSFFFAVLLFSSISLPLTISFVGEFLILQGIASVNLWYALLAGGVIILGAIYMLNIYRNMFFTTNAEKIEKLVLKKGEIFVLSVLSALVIYLGIAPSAMLDEIALNVNSILEVMQTRNIAIENQKIIDNIRGF comes from the coding sequence ATGCTTAGTTTATTAATGTTATTTCCATTTTTTGCAGCTTTTATAGCTTTGTTTTTACAAAAAGAAGATTTTAAAACTTTTGCTATTTTAATTAGCTTTTTGATTTTAGTTTTAAATGTTTTTTTATTGTTTAATTATCATGATGACATAGCGTATGAGTTTAGCTTAAATTCTTTGATAGTTAATTTTCATATAGGTGTAGATGCTATAGCACTTTATTTGATGTTGCTTTGTTCTATTATGATTTTTTTATCTTTTATATGTTTAGATATTCAAGATAAAAGTGTTATTGTAAGTATATTTTTACTGCAATTTTGTATTATAGGGCTTTTTGCTTCACTAGATGCTTTATTGTTTTATGTATTTTGGGAGTTTTCTCTTATACCACTTATTTATTTAATAGGCAGGTATTCGGATAATTATAGAGCAGGGATTAAATTTTTTATTTATGCATTTTGTGGTTCTATGCTCATGCTTTTAGCAATTATTTATGTAGGATTTTTGTATTATCAAAGTTTTGGGTATTGGAGTTTTGATTTACTTGCTTGGTATAAGAGCGAATTTTTTATACCTGAAAACGCACAAAATTTAATCTTTATAGGATTTTTTATCGCTTTTGCTATTAAAAGTCCATTGTTTCCTTTTCATACTTGGGCACCAAAGGTTTATGCAAAAAGCCCAACACTAGTGTCTGTAATGCTTGTGAGTTTTAAAATGGCTCCTTTTGGATTTTTAAGATTTATCTTGCCTTTAACACCTGATACTTTAAATCATTATTATTCTTTACTTGCTATTTTATGTATAGTTGGAATTTTATATGCAGCTTTAATTGCTTTTAAAACTAAAGACTTGAAAGAGTTAATTGCTTATAGCTCAATTTCGCATTTGGGTGTGGTGATTTTGGGTATTGTGACTTTTACTTATAATGGAGTTAGTGGTTCTGTATTTTACATGTTTGCACATGGTATAGTAACAGGCGGTTTGTTTTTAGCTGCTTATATGCTTTATAAAAGATATCATACTTTCGATTTAGACTTTTATAAAAATTTAGCCAAAACAGCTCCGTTATTTAGCTTTTTCTTTGCGGTGTTGTTATTTTCATCTATTTCACTACCTTTGACTATTTCTTTTGTAGGTGAGTTTTTAATTTTACAAGGCATAGCAAGTGTGAATTTGTGGTATGCATTATTAGCAGGCGGTGTGATCATTTTAGGGGCTATTTATATGCTAAATATTTATAGAAATATGTTTTTTACCACTAATGCAGAAAAAATAGAAAAGCTAGTTTTGAAAAAAGGTGAAATTTTTGTTTTAAGTGTGTTGAGCGCATTGGTAATTTATTTAGGGATAGCTCCAAGTGCTATGCTTGATGAAATTGCTTTGAATGTAAATAGTATTCTTGAAGTTATGCAAACAAGAAATATTGCAATAGAAAATCAAAAAATCATAGATAATATAAGAGGTTTTTAA
- a CDS encoding NADH-quinone oxidoreductase subunit N: MSGFSLEKLNFVLLFPVLSLLFWAIALLLLGAFKKLSRNFYIGVSVIALLSTLYFLLFYNGLVLDNSQAFFGLFVSDNYAIFTQIVILVFSMLYLLMDKDEQKPEFFSLFLFMIASLMLMVSSTNLIVIFLALEGSSLALYTLIALRGTHNAISSSIKYFTLAAVGAGFFVFACAFVYLKTKSLDLDNLLHSEYISDPILLCAGVMFLVIVGVKLSIAPFHFWLKDVYYGVHTNFIAFISIVPKIAMIIVVLRIFSALGGGVKFEYIVALLAIFSMLAVSIVALIQKDVKKMLAYSSITHSSFILAVIVSSMSVSSQGDGTSYLLSIFALFVYWISFAFANYGIFLILSLFQKSSFESFSGLFDQRPVLSIMLAIFILCIAGIPPFGIFWGKILILASILNSGYYVLVFAIALSSMIMLYAYLKILIYVFFKKAQIIESANLDVKQKIILCLCLIGSVSCVFLLL, from the coding sequence ATGAGTGGCTTTAGTTTAGAAAAATTAAATTTTGTATTATTATTTCCTGTGTTGTCATTGCTTTTTTGGGCTATTGCCTTACTTTTACTGGGTGCTTTTAAAAAACTTTCTAGAAATTTTTATATAGGAGTAAGTGTTATAGCTTTGCTTAGTACTTTATATTTTTTATTGTTTTATAATGGCCTTGTTTTAGATAATTCTCAAGCTTTTTTTGGTTTATTTGTAAGTGATAATTATGCAATTTTTACTCAAATAGTTATTTTGGTTTTTTCAATGCTTTATTTATTAATGGATAAAGATGAGCAAAAGCCAGAGTTTTTTTCTTTGTTTTTATTTATGATTGCTTCTTTGATGCTAATGGTGTCAAGTACTAATTTGATTGTAATTTTCCTAGCCTTAGAAGGTTCTTCTTTAGCTCTTTATACATTAATAGCTTTAAGAGGAACTCATAATGCTATTAGCTCTAGTATAAAGTATTTTACTTTAGCTGCGGTGGGAGCTGGGTTTTTTGTCTTTGCATGTGCTTTTGTATATTTAAAAACTAAGTCTTTAGATTTAGATAATTTGTTACATTCTGAATATATTTCAGATCCTATTTTGCTTTGTGCTGGAGTAATGTTTTTAGTTATTGTTGGAGTAAAGCTTTCTATTGCACCTTTTCACTTTTGGTTAAAGGATGTATATTATGGAGTACATACAAATTTTATAGCATTTATATCAATTGTTCCAAAAATAGCTATGATAATAGTAGTTTTAAGAATTTTTTCTGCTTTGGGTGGTGGGGTAAAATTTGAATATATAGTAGCATTGCTAGCGATTTTTTCTATGCTTGCTGTAAGCATAGTAGCTTTAATTCAAAAAGATGTAAAAAAAATGCTTGCATATAGTTCTATTACCCATTCTTCTTTTATATTAGCAGTTATTGTTTCTAGTATGAGTGTAAGTTCTCAAGGAGATGGGACTTCTTATTTGCTTTCAATTTTTGCTTTGTTTGTGTATTGGATTTCTTTTGCTTTTGCAAATTATGGAATTTTTTTAATATTGAGTTTATTTCAAAAAAGTTCATTTGAGAGTTTTTCGGGCTTGTTTGATCAAAGACCGGTATTGTCTATAATGTTAGCTATATTTATTTTATGTATAGCAGGTATTCCGCCTTTTGGTATTTTTTGGGGTAAAATTTTAATTTTAGCTTCTATTTTAAACTCAGGCTATTATGTGCTTGTATTTGCTATAGCTTTAAGCTCTATGATTATGCTTTATGCTTATTTAAAAATTTTAATTTATGTTTTTTTCAAAAAAGCTCAAATCATAGAAAGTGCAAACTTAGATGTAAAACAAAAGATTATTTTATGCTTGTGTTTGATTGGAAGTGTTTCTTGCGTGTTTTTGCTTTTGTAA
- a CDS encoding NADH-ubiquinone oxidoreductase subunit E family protein — protein sequence MRRVDLRKSQDLFKDLEQIIQNAYMGEVLVVLFEIGDFSNVEKSFAFIKEQNCELLNSLKFNQVDWTIVFKKVGQ from the coding sequence ATGAGACGCGTGGATTTAAGAAAAAGTCAAGATTTGTTTAAGGATTTAGAGCAAATCATTCAAAATGCCTATATGGGTGAAGTTTTAGTGGTTTTGTTCGAAATAGGAGATTTTTCTAATGTAGAAAAAAGTTTTGCTTTCATAAAAGAGCAAAATTGTGAACTTTTAAATTCTTTAAAATTTAATCAAGTAGATTGGACTATAGTTTTTAAAAAGGTAGGACAATGA